The Indicator indicator isolate 239-I01 chromosome 22, UM_Iind_1.1, whole genome shotgun sequence genome includes a window with the following:
- the PSMG3 gene encoding proteasome assembly chaperone 3, with protein sequence MEASPIVTSKQREEVVHGVPTEVVCTAFSNSVLVVVTQYGKMGTIVYVDPNTIADNVGRPSLTTKVLLGKDEPLVHVCARNLVAFVSQEAGNKPVLLAMALKDKTMEGIQALREVIRSCQVW encoded by the exons ATGGAAGCGAGTCCCATCGTGACGTCCAAGCAGCGAGAGGAGGTGGTACACGGGGTCCCGACGGAGGTGGTGTGTACAGCGTTCTCCAACTCGGTCCTCGTGGTAGTCACACAGTACGGCAAAATGGGAACAATCGTTTATGTGGACCCCAACACAATCGCTGACAACGTGGGCAGGCCCTCCCTCACCACAAAGGTGCTCCTGGGCAAGGATGAG CCCCTGGTTCATGTTTGTGCCAGAAACCTGGTGGCGTTTGTCTCTCAGGAAGCTGGGAACAAACCTGTTCTTCTCGCCATGGCTTTGAAAGACAAGACCATGGAAGGAATACAGGCTCTACGGGAAGTGATCCGAAGTTGCCAAGTGTGGTGA